CATATACCTTGTTGTCAGATATCAATTTCAATTCCTTGTTTTCTTTGAAGCGATTGCCAGCTCTTTTATATACCACGCCTTCATTTTTGCTGATGATTACATAAGTTTCGCCAGTTTTAACATCGTTCCAATTATCCATGTATTCGCCAATAATTACACTACCTGGTTGAATAGGCAACATCGAATCTCCCATAATTTCAAATGCCCTAAATGTGCCTTGTTTTAACGCTGGCAATGGTAATTGAAATTTTGGCAAATCCTTAACATATTGGGGGTCTGAAAAACCATTTAAATATCCAGCACTTGCTTTAACGGGAACTAGTTCTATGTTCTCATTATCATTTTGATCAACCGAAATACTTAATACCCTTAAATTAGAACCTTGACTCTTTGGTTTTGGTTTCCAATTATCATTTATGTTTTCATTGATAAATTCATCAATGGTTAAGTCAAAATATTCTGCTATTTTTTTTAGTAAGTCATATTTTGGTTCTGCTCTATCTTCTTCATAGGCTCCAATCAATGAACGCTTAATTTCCATAGCATCAGCAAATTGCTGCTGTGTGTGACCTTTTTTCTTTCTTAAGTACTTAAGGTTGGATGAAATGTTTGACATAAAAATAATTTTAAAATAAATTTGTTTTTACTAAAATTGTTAGTATTATTGTGCCAATAAAGTTAGTAATATTTATTGAAAGTGCAAACATTAATCTAATTAATTTAGTTTTTAACCCATTAAGCCACGAAGTCATGAAAAAATTTGTTTACATCGTAACCGACAGAAACCGTACAAGCTTACACGTAGGAATGAGCGCAGATCTTATTAAAACGTTAGACTTCTATAAACAGATGCCAAATCTTTTTTTTGATAGTGGACAACAGTTAACTCGTTTGGTTTATTTTGAAGAGTTTAGAACAGAAGCACAAGCTTTAAGCCGCTTTAAATTGGTAAGTCGTTTTACAAGAATGCAGAAGGAAAGAATTGTTCGTTCTTGTAATCCTGATTGGGTTGATTTAACTATCGGTTTAGATTTTGAAAATATCCTTTCTCACCGAAAGATTAATACGCAAGTTGCTTTACCCTTAGCTATTTTGTCATAATTAAAAGTAAGCTCATAAAAAAACCACGACAGTTTGCCGTGGTTTTTTTATTTAAAGCTAATGTTTTTACCATCCAGGGGCAAAGTTTAAACCAAATACACCTTTACCTCCTAAGTCTCTACGTTGAAAAGGATATGCATAGTATGGTTCTATTACAAAATAACCAAACACATTAATCCTAAGAGATACACCTACACTCATCGCTGGTACTCTTTCATTAGTTACTAGTGTTGTTCTTTGATTACCACCTTGATCTAAAACCGGATTTCCTTGATTATCAACTAAAGGTATACTTTGGTAAGTGGGTTGACTTTTAAAGACAACTTTAGAAGTCTCTGTCCAAGATAAGCCTGCATCAAAAAATACGTTTAAATCAGAAAACAAATATCTTGACTGTATTTGCGCCAGTTTTTTAGGA
The sequence above is drawn from the Pedobacter frigiditerrae genome and encodes:
- a CDS encoding XRE family transcriptional regulator — its product is MSNISSNLKYLRKKKGHTQQQFADAMEIKRSLIGAYEEDRAEPKYDLLKKIAEYFDLTIDEFINENINDNWKPKPKSQGSNLRVLSISVDQNDNENIELVPVKASAGYLNGFSDPQYVKDLPKFQLPLPALKQGTFRAFEIMGDSMLPIQPGSVIIGEYMDNWNDVKTGETYVIISKNEGVVYKRAGNRFKENKELKLISDNKVYDPYSVDADDILEIWRAKAYISTTLPDPTPEPTIETLSSMMAQMQKSISQLNKN
- a CDS encoding GIY-YIG nuclease family protein — protein: MKKFVYIVTDRNRTSLHVGMSADLIKTLDFYKQMPNLFFDSGQQLTRLVYFEEFRTEAQALSRFKLVSRFTRMQKERIVRSCNPDWVDLTIGLDFENILSHRKINTQVALPLAILS